The following are encoded together in the Daucus carota subsp. sativus chromosome 5, DH1 v3.0, whole genome shotgun sequence genome:
- the LOC108221609 gene encoding protein FAR1-RELATED SEQUENCE 5-like, whose protein sequence is MDKMFARFEGRKSLKTTKNVDVHNDKVKCGSNRDNIEYVEVVDSDGEELVVSEELEESEKLYDDIGSMHESSGNLHDHGEDNVDVDDPNTIPYLNQQFPNLQAGENLFRAYALKNGFAIKIQNTQKRAKDKSIYGRMYVCNLAGENRGKNPVEDDEILIGRVGSVKGKRRRDVLPRSGYKVRMYLVNKKKTSHWEITGLELEHNHQVVTPSKMSLIRREKRVTAAQKNLIKSLHVSGVQPRQQMNIFGKMHGGAEQVGFNSQHLRNVVRDFRKDNMGVNDAQAGLDLLYRLQEESGGKFFIKTLLDDEQRLKCLVWVDPCSLMAYKNFGDVVAFDTTYRTNRYAMPFVPFTGVNHHYQSILFGFALVRDELKTTFEWVLSTWLEAMEGKEPLVIITDQDQVMAAAIESQLPNTSHLLCSWHISNKFPEKLATYYSKEGFKFDFNNCIYHSLTEVVFEDRWNALVLKYNLEGNTWLQGLYALKHKWVEAYTRNTFSAGQKTTSRSEGMNAYFDAYVGSCTGLKDFVEGAQKALERQFMR, encoded by the coding sequence ATGGATAAAATGTTTGCAAGATTTGAAGGTAGAAAAAGTTtgaaaacaaccaaaaatgttgATGTACATAATGACAAAGTTAAATGTGGTAGTAATAGAGATAATATTGAGTATGTTGAAGTTGTTGATAGTGATGGCGAGGAGTTAGTTGTTAGTGAAGAATTAGAAGAAAGTGAGAAATTGTATGATGATATAGGTAGTATGCATGAAAGTAGTGGTAATTTGCATGATCATGGTGAGGATAATGTTGATGTAGATGACCCGAACACAATTCCCTACTTGAATCAACAATTTCCTAATTTACAAGCCGGGGAGAATTTGTTTAGGGCGTATGCTTTAAAGAATGGTTTTGCAATTAAGATACAAAACACACAGAAGCGTGCGAAAGATAAATCCATATATGGTCGAATGTATGTTTGTAATTTAGCGGGAGAAAATCGTGGGAAAAACCCCGTTGAGGACGATGAAATTTTGATTGGTAGAGTTGGTAGCGTTAAAGGCAAACGGCGTAGAGATGTGCTTCCTAGGAGTGGTTACAAAGTTAGAATGTACTTGGTTAATAAGAAAAAAACAAGTCATTGGGAGATAACCGGTTTGGAATTAGAACACAATCACCAAGTTGTTACTCCTTCTAAGATGAGTTTGATAAGACGGGAGAAACGTGTGACCGCGGCACAAAAAAATTTGATCAAGAGCTTACATGTTTCGGGTGTCCAACCAAGACAACAAATGAATATATTTGGAAAAATGCACGGAGGAGCGGAACAAGTGGGTTTTAACAGCCAACATTTAAGAAATGTCGTACGTGATTTTAGGAAGGACAACATGGGAGTTAATGATGCTCAAGCCGGTTTGGATTTGTTGTACCGTTTGCAAGAAGAGAGCGGCGGTAAGTTTTTCATCAAGACTCTCCTCGATGACGAACAAAGATTGAAGTGTCTTGTATGGGTCGATCCCTGCTCTTTGATGGCCTACAAAAACTTCGGTGATGTGGTTGCGTTTGACACTACATATCGAACTAATAGGTATGCTATGCCATTTGTGCCTTTCACCGGAGTCAACCATCACTATCAATCAATACTTTTTGGTTTTGCACTCGTTCGGGATGAATTGAAGACAACTTTTGAGTGGGTTTTGAGTACTTGGCTAGAAGCAATGGAAGGCAAAGAACCCTTGGTTATCATAACCGATCAAGATCAAGTCATGGCCGCGGCTATTGAATCACAACTTCCGAACACATCACATTTGTTATGCTCATGGCACATTAGCAACAAATTCCCCGAGAAACTTGCAACATATTATTCCAAGGAagggtttaaatttgatttcaacaattgcatATATCACTCTTTGACTGAAGTTGTGTTTGAAGATCGGTGGAATGCTTTGGTTTTGAAGTACAATTTGGAAGGCAATACATGGCTTCAAGGGTTATATGCTTTGAAGCATAAGTGGGTCGAGGCTTACACAAGAAACACTTTTTCTGCGGGTCAAAAGACCACATCAAGAAGTGAAGGAATGAATGCATATTTCGATGCCTATGTTGGTTCTTGCACCGGTTTGAAAGATTTTGTAGAGGGTGCACAAAAAGCTTTGGAGAGGCAATTCATGCGTTAG